TGCTTGGGTTTGTTATTAATATTTAAAAGTTGATGTGGCATGGCGTGTAAATGGCaatgattttgtttatgttaGTTATGGAAGTTTACTTTTAGATTGCTAACGGCTAACACAATGGCAGGACTATTTGATTCTTCTGTTGACACTGAATATATTGGGAAAGAGATTGTGAAATGTATCAATATGGCGAGGGATGGTATCCATGCTGTTCTTGTTGTCCTCACAGTTCGAACTCGGTTTTCAAAAGAAGAAGAAGCTGCAATAAGTAGTTTGAGGACTTTGTTTGGGAGCAAAATTAATGATTATATGATTGTGGTTTTTACTGGTGGGGATGAACTTGAGGAGAATGAACAAACTTTGAAAGAGTTTTTAGAAGACTGCCCTGAATCATTAAAGGTGAGGCAAACTCATTATTACacaatgtttttttatttattatttttattttcttttacctTTCAGACTTTAATACTAATTGATATTGCCTATTCCTATAAAATATTTGTTACCAATGGTAACATTTCAAATACGTTGTTTGTTTGTGTCATTCTTTATGCACTCTTGTTATTTTTATATAATCTTAAAACTAAATTTCGGTGGATTTTACACAAAAGATCCCTCCTTTTTCCGGCTATTAGACAAATGGTCCCTTAACCTTTGAAAAATGCACCTACACTATTGCTCAATTTTACAACCCCTTAACTTTTGACAATTGCAATTTTTACCATTCCTCGACTTTTGAAAATTACAGTTTTAACCTCTACACTATTACTCCATATTACAACTCTCTCAAATTTTGGTCTACATAaactttttttttggaaaaatgtcaagtcaaatataatacgttttcatgctaATTTTATATACCTTTATAGTTGGTCTATATTTTCCCGGTAAATTTAGTTTCGAATCGAATAGAGTCAAATAAAATACGTTCGCATttgacggtataaattcgagttactttaagTTTTGACCCCGTTGCAACGCGCTAGTATATGATGGTAATGAAATTAAAGTTTGTCCTAACGAGCAATTCATATTAGTGCATAGGCTTTATGTGCTTATGTCTCATCGTTTTATATGTTGAACTTTGTTTTGTTGACTTATAACTAAATGGTTTAACATTTCTTTGTATATCATGCTGCAAACGTCTCatccatggttttaaaaaacgcttGAGGCGTGCGTCTCAAGGCACTCCTCGAGGAGAAACGGCCAAAAAAACGAGTCTGAGGCACGCCTCATGGGGTTTTAATTGTATATGCGCCTTagaggggctgaggcgctaagaAAGGCTGCGCCTGGGGTTTTTGATAGTTGTTTTTCACTTTTcgtgtcaatttcaagcatttcatgtcttttttatgtgtgtttttgatgattttgatgaatctgatgaggaaattagttagtattattatttttataatatatataatttttatatttatttattaataccgccTCGGCCTTACATCTCGTTTCACCTCGAGGCTTActcctcgtgaggcgaagggaaaacgcctagaaactcgtttccgttcttttaaaccttggtCTCTTCGACTAATTCGTGTCTCCAACCAAATGATCCCTATCTTTTCCACCTCTTCTTTAAAATGGTGGGCAGTATGTATAACCATGTTACTTGTTTGTCATCAACCCATATACaaccgtttaacccatttattacAATCTGATAACCCATCTATGATCCATTAAACCCACTTACAACTTGATTATCACTCACTTACAGCTCGCCAAGTGTTTATAACTCATCAACCCATTTGACTCGTTTAGATAAATGAACTATATGTGTTGTGTTCGGGGTACGTGCTATTAAGTACTTCCAATTTAGGGCTGATTTCCTTTGAAACGAAAAACTATATGGGTTGTGTTCGGCTTTATCTTCAACCTTCCAATCCAGAACCCGTCTATCCGACACGTAGGGGCGATGCTTTGAAGGGGACGGGAGGGGcgtccgaccccccgaacttttcggccagtagtgttatatatttagttttcgtatagaaatttttgggtatatacgttttcgaccccccggttctatagaaatttttgggtatatacgttttcatcCCCCCCGTAAAAAATTTCAAGCTCCGCCAATGCCGACACGATTGCCTCCTCTACGTGAAAGCAAGTAAGGGTTGTTTTGGAAATTAAAAAATGGTATTACTCACATGTTTTCCATTTTAAGCATCCGGTATAATCAAAACTAGCTGGTGTGTTCTTTATCTTGTTTATTTGAAACTATTTACTAATTAAAAATTGGCTATTGATTCAGGAAACCCTTAGCCTATGTGGGGATAGATGTGTCCTTTTTGATAACAGGACAAAAGATAATAAAAAGAAATCACAACAAGTACTAGAACTTCTCTCGCTTGTCAACATGGTGTTGACCAAGAACAATGGGAAACCATACACTGATGAGATTTTTAGTGAATTGAAGGTGAAacacattattttttattttagtttttcaACTTTATTTTTTATACAAAGTGGATATTTACTTGACAGAGAGGGACTAGGAAGCTTCATGAACAAACAGAAGAAGTTCAATCATTGCAGGGGTATACCAAACAGGAAATATCCGAGCTGACAGAGCAGATGCATAAATCATATGAAGAGCAACTTAAGCGGATCACCGAAATGGTATCTTTACTGTTATTTTAAATATGCATTGGTATACAATCTTCATATTAGTTGGATAGCATATTAGTGGTGCCCTCATGATCTACTCGAGATAGCTCACTAAAAATTTCGAATCAAGCAGAGCTTAAACATGCTCTAACCCGACTCGAGCTTAAGCTTCATATACTGAGGTTGACTAGGCTTGCAATCCTAAAGAAGCCACCTAACATAAATATAATAATTTGAAATTTCCTATCTAATATATGAAAGTATAGTTGCctaataactattattatatgccTAATTATGATCAAAATAACTAGATGATATATTATGTTTATAGATATCAATTATAATTCTAAATAATTACATAAGGAAAATAAGTAAACAATGATTAATAGGTTGAGCCTGAGTGAGAAAAATTACTCACGATCTGAGCTCTATGCATAGAACTCGAAATGAGCTGAGCCCGAGTTTGAAAAATTACTCACGAGCCTAGCTTGAACTCTCTTAAGTTAAACAAGTCGAGTTCGGGCTTGGCTTGGCTTGGCTCGGCTTATGTACACCTCTAGATTATGTTGACATGCACACATATTCTATTAGAACATGCACACATATTCTattaggttataaccccgtgtattacacggggttgaataaattaattttatatatactaaataataaaacaatatatctttaaacctcatttattgtacgggttgaataaatataattttatatattaaataataaaaagttatatctataagaaccatattgtacgggttgaataaatataagtttgtataccaaataaaaaagttatatttttaaaaccacgtgtattacacgggttgaataaatgtaatattgtttaccaaataataaaataatacgtctttaaaaaacctcatttattacacgggttcaataaatgtaattttatataccaaacaataaaaaaaatacatctttaaaGATATGCGCATTACATGgtttggataaatgtaattttctatactaaataataaaaaatatatatccttaaaaaacctcgtgtatggtacgaattgaataaatctaattttatatatcaaataataaaagttatatcttaaaaaacctcatgtgttacatgggtcgagtaaatgtaattttgtatagtgaaaataaaaatatttaatatactaatacggttttcgtgataaaaatagattattctgttattgcaaaatttgttaacgaagtctcaataaattttgcacaaaataacatacttaggaaCTAATAGattgtgattttaaacctacaaataacattaatacctccaaacgttataaaatgaaaagttaataccctagaatgtgattttaaactattagtacctaagtatgttactttgtgcaaaccacagggactaactatgtaattaactcttaagtcaaaaaaataatattataaatgagaaggagattaaactaaataataattatccataagatattaaactaataatatttagtatgagggttatctataatataagatattaaattaaataatatttagtagaagtattatttataattaattaaaagaaattaaattaaaataataattatctataagagatgactTAGTCCTTTAAAACGATTCTTTGGGCGAGTTTTGACTTTTGACTGGTTCCTTTAGTTATAGTGTACCCATTTGAAATGTAAGACATAATCCATAGTGGCCCATTTATAAACAAATGGGCCAAGATTGCCAAATACTGCAATAAATGGATATATGATGTTGCACAGGTCGAGTCAAGGCTGAAGGAAACAACAATTAGACTCGAACAACAATTGGCAGAAGAACAACTTGCACGGTTAAAGGCTGAAGAGACGGCTCATGCTGCTCAAATGAAATCCAATGAGGAAATCCGTAAGCTCAGAGAGACTTTAGAGAGAGCCCAACAGGAGACTGAGGAGCTACGTAAGAGAGCTGAAAGTGGCAAATGTGTAATTTTGTAACTTGAAATGCCTCCTATATAAGTTTGTTTGCAACTGCCTTAACTGTCTTATGTTCCAACTCAGTTGGACTTCTTATTTGTGATATAAACCTAACTGTGATAAAAAAAAACAGTGCAAGTGTTACTAGATCTGCTGTCAATGGGTTGGGTCTTGATTGGGATCTAGAGCTGACCTGATCTGATCTGATCTGATCCAGTCAGTGGTTCGAGATCACGTGGTTCATGATACAATCTTCTTGTTAATATAAAGACTATGTTGTAAGATGTTGATTAAGCTACAACTTGATGGCCCTCTTGTTTTTCTGTTATGCCACGTCTAGTTAAACTTTAATTTATCGATCCTTACCCTTAACCGAAACATGTAAACTTTATTTGGTTTAGAGTtgaatgtcattttagtccttgtggtttgagtaattttggcagtttagtccaaaggtttcatttttcgcctgtgggtccaaaaaggtttcagtgttaccattttagtctactgggttaacttcatccattatttctgttaacgagaagggcaattcggtcattttatatagCCGAATTCCcattctagttaacagaattacatataaaataaccgaattgcccttctcgttaacagaaaacatggatgaagttaactcagtggactaaattggcaacggtgaaacctttttgaacacagacaaaaaaatgaaacttttggactaaacCTCTAAAATGGCCCAACCACAGGGACttaaatgacatttaactctttggTTTGTGTTCTTCTTCTTTATTTCATTTGTTAGAAGGCGAGGGGTTAATTTGTAGTTTCTAAACTTTTAGAGTAAGTTAACACGATTGGTCCTTGTGGTGTGCTCAAGTTGCAGTTTTGGTCTTTAATTTTGAGAAATTACAGGTTTAGACCAATAGTTTTCATGTTCGTAACATTGATGGTACCAGactagggatggcaaaaatacccaAGCCCGATGGATATGCCCGAAACCCCAAGCATTTGGGACGGGTATCGGGCCGGGTATGGGTATAGAAAAAAAATATTTCGATGGTATGGGACGGGTATGGGATTAGATGATATCTGACCCGATTACTTTTAActatatacccgtttacccgaaacATATACCAGAAAACTTTAAAGTTTTGTATTTATTTTCCTTTAACTATAGTTTAGTAATGATAACTTCTTATCCAATTGGGATAAGGAGGTGCAATAGTGGTTTATTTGTCGTGCATGCTAACTCAAGTTTTGTTAATTAGTTAACGCAATTTAACATCTTCGCTTCATTATTTTGTAAGTTGATTAACGTAGGAGTTCCTATCACcataaaattaacaaaaaaaaaaggtaTATACATATTACATGTCTATGATAATAGTGAACATATAGTATTTCATTATAAGTTTAATGTAAGACATAAGTATCCTATTGTTATACTTAAAAAAAATGatgtgtaaaacacaatgaacataATATAAAATACAATGAGTgtaaaactaaaaacacaatagaaaatagactaaaaacacaactgacattagataaaaaaaaaaaacacaatggacaatCGCTGATGCTCGTCGTTTATGTACAAGAGGTAAAAAGAAACAACATACCATTTCATTAAATAATATGAAATATGGCATGCTTGGAAACATGTACATGCAAGTCATATGCTATTTCTCCTCCATTCTTAAACACCCGTAACTttttttatacatcatttgtttaaaaaaaattataccgtAAAATCGAatatctttttatctttaatatgagtacgaTATTGTTATATTTCAGAAAAAAAACTGAAAGTCAGGTACATATACAATGAAcataatgtaaaacacaatgaatgttaactaaaaacacaatggaaagtaaCTAAAAACACATCTAGCATCAGATAAAAACACAATAGacaacaaactaaaaacacaacaAACAACAGATTAAACACAGCagaacaaaaaaaataatagaCAAACAAACTAAAATACAATggataaaacattaaaaaaatttcGGCGGATCTCATTTCTAGTCGACGATGCTCGTCGTTTATGTAGGGGTGCTAAATGGGTCATGTTCacgggttggcgggttcaacctgacccgaacccgacccaaaCCCGAAAATCATGTCAGACATATGAACCCAAACCTGACCCAAATATTCGCAGGCTGACCCGAACCCAACCCGTTCAaccgatttttttttatttttcagcaaactaaaatattaaaattaaGATCCACtacaaaaaaacacaaatttatataataaaattacattaaaatcaTAAAATCTTATGTCAATTTCTCTTTTTAGGTTATAATATAATTGTAGCATAAAATAACACctaatttaatttataacataaaacatattgtaaaatgttataatataaTAGAAATGGGTTAAATGGGTCAACCCGTCAACCCAAAACTGACCcaaacccgtttagactaaacccaaacccgtGAATTTCGTGTTAAGTTCGTGTCGTGTTTTCGCGTCGTGTCAGAATTTTACACCCCTACGCTTATGTATAAGAGGTAAAACAAAACAACATACTATTTCATTAAATAATATGAAATATGATATGACTTAGttgattaattttttttttcataactttCCATAAACAAAAATATTAACAATGACAATAAATTGAGACTCGGTCACCTAGAGAAAGAAGAGTCGTGTGAACATTTGTTTATGGCTTGTCTTTTTGCGAATAGGATATGGATGTACCTTAGTGCTTGGTGCAACCCCCGTTGTATGTTTTTGCATTCAAACATAGTTTTCTTAATTTAGGTTCTAAAGGAAAAAAATCAACTTTCTAACATCAATATGTCAACAAAAGCTTATTACAATTGACTTCAAACATCAATCATACAGTTGTGGTTACAGTTGGCTAAAGTGGAGCAGCCCAATCGTTCCATTTATGGCCAGCCGATCTCAATACTAAATCAATGTGCATTTTAATATCCCGATTTAAAAAGTCCAATAATAACgtaatctaatctaacttataataaaagactacaaataatgccagatgtcattctctccttcaatttcataaattttatttataattatttaataaatttcttttaaaattaatattaatattaataactaatatatagatatcatttatttttatccttatctttatctaagattaataaataactttaattttgcactttagaccctttgttttttttttacttttaatccaaagttttcatcttttgcaatttaatcccaactcttttttattttcaattttggtcaaCCATACttatcatctttcccaagtttttcgtttcgttctaaattttcctgagttaatgcaccgcaacgtgcgtgtggggttcaacatttttttcgtatattttttcacATTTGACTGGCCCATCACAgcacatctatttttctccgtttaacAAGTTCGACCAACGCGCGGGTCctggattgacttagttattttttctatgttttacgtttcggtttaattttaTCAGCAATTAACGAGCgttcgtgattcaaagatttcATGTCTGCTTTTCGCTTGGCgttatttttttcgtttttatttaatttgtttttacgagctttttcgGTGTTGGTAGTCGCTGACATTGGTATAGCATTGGTACTGCTTGACACAGTTTTAcaacaaccgctgcaacgcatgGGCTTAATactataaataataataataataataaaagcatCAAATTTTGTCCATTGGGCCTCTTCTTTAGCCAAAACTTCCCAGTACCATGACTAGGGCTATTCACGAGGCGAGTCGAatcgagcggacctttgctcgtgttTGGCTTGTTTACAAACTgaaccgagcggagcggctcatttagaatcgagcctcaaatcaagcgagcattttcCGAGCGGTAAAATttccgagcgagcgtcgagcgaagttcgagcgatttggacaacTGTGTCGCCCAATTGAAATTTGCTGAGAGTGATTGTGACAATGTTGGGTttcaagtttttatgtctttaaaaacatgcacatttcatggtataatatttttcttatgaataacaatgttgtggctgacgagGCGATGATTatattgcacgaacaattacgttgagagcaggagacgatcgacttagggtaacgacatgaaacaATGAGGCGATGAGCAGACTATCGTTTatcggtttagggtttaacttttagatttgatattaatttttttatcggcgtggttgggctagtacgtatagatatagttgtaaattggtatatagtggaccaaaatctaatagagtggtacatataaaactctaaatttaatttatatctaagtatatatgtatgtgtaatgCGTGTATATATTtaggtgtgtgtatatatatgtataatttatagttgtgcatatatatatactagcttataaccccgtgtaatacacggtttgcataaatttaattttatacaATAAGCAatatagttatatctttaaaatgtCCCGTATATCGCACGAGTTAAATAAACATACTGTAATCAATTAACACGTACGATGTCAAGATATGTATTTAAATGATAAATTCgttgtactatttacttattaaaattttactttgtttttttatttattattaggttagaaacaTGTGTATTACATGTGATAGAACCAATGAAATATTAGATGATTTGCGGCGTATTAACTCAGAAAATTTAGAACGACACATTAAACGGAGAActtgtgaaagatgaaaagtataagggttgaaagtaaaaaaaaagtgtTGAGGTTacattgcaaaagatgaaaagttttgggttgaaagtaaaaaaaaattaaaagagttaaattgcaaaagatgaaaacttttgaattagaagtaaaaagTCAAATTAACCAAAGAGGTTAAAAtatcaaagattgaaactttagaatTAAATTcacaaagattgaaactttagagttaaaaagaAAGTCAATTTCAAATTATGAacacaaaagagataaatagatatagttaaattgatgtttaacaatattattattattattattattattattattattattattattattattattatttaatagaagagataaatagaaaaataagggtgataaattaccagagaatgacacgtgtccaaaagagatttttgtttattagtatagaaagatgtGTGTGTATATGCATGTTTATTATATAAGTAAGTGGATATGtatatatactaattaaaaataataattcgaggcgaaccgagccgagcggacctttgctcatgcttggctcgattacaaaccgaaccgaaccgagtagagcagctcgtttacaaccgagcgtcaaatcgaacgagcattttccgaaCAATTTCCGAACAAGCGTCGAGCGAGCGGCGAGCAATTTTAACGGCCCTAACCATGACCATGACAGACATAAATTGACCATATTTTGCTTAGTGTTCACCCAAAGCACATTCCATAGCAAGAACCATATTTTGCTTAGTCTTCACCAGTACCATCATTGGGCTTAATAACCTTTTATCCAACTGGGATGAGTAGGTGGAGCAAAAGTTAGTTAATTTTCGTACACGAGATAAAAAAAAAATGTTCCATTGAACGACCTCATACCAAAAGGGTGGGTCCACCCCTAGATGTTTATAATTTCTCTTTAATCTTTCTATTGTAACTGAGTTACATGATAGATTTAAAAATGGATTATTCTTTTGTGTACCATGCCAAATGTTGGCTTCTCTAGAGTTGAAGATACACAGGTGACCTAACGTCAAATTTGGGGTCGTTGTGTTGCGATCCAGactattaaaataaatatatttattattattttttttgccaAATTATGGATGATGTAAGTTTTGGCTATCAAAAAGGCTTCACAAGGGTTCATAAGTTATTTTATTCAATACAAGTAATCatatgtttttataaatttactaCAACAGTAAATATGACAACTCATGTTGCTCTAAAATACGAATCTTCGCAATTCACTGATCGATATATCTCATGTTTCTCCAACTATTTTCacgataaaaaaaaattatgaaaatgCATTACAAGATCTCTCCTTTTGGCATTAATGAGAAAGATGATTCTTCAATCAAACTAAAATCTCCATGTGATCACCAACTAAGTCCATTCAAATTGAAATGCTTGCTACTtgaagctgcatcattcccatgATCATGGGCATTAAGGAAACTTCAAATTTTGGGGCATCTCAGCAGTCTCTTCCTTCACAGAATCTTTGTTTCTTTGATTGGTTCGATCCATTAAAATGGCGTCTTCACCTCTATGGATGGATCTTTCTTTGGTGTAGCTTCTACTGGGCATTAGCTACACCATGACAAAATTCAAAAACTTTCCGTCGTATCCTTATTCGTAAGTCAGTATTATATTGTATGCCCATTATAAGGCTAGACGGTATGGGGATCGTCCCCCACCTGTCCAGCACCGGCGACGGACCGAACACCATCCCGCCCCACCCTGTCCTCGTCCTCACCGTCGAGTGTTGGACGTTGACGATGGTCGCTAAAAGACAAAACCCACCCCTTTTCAATTCTATTTCCTttgcaaaaaaaataataataataataataatttaattgcCATAATtagtggggtaggatcatcctccCATTTCCAGTGTTTTGCTATGGCGGATCATCCTCTATATgactatgatgtggcgcctacgtggcggatcatcctccaagggaggatagtcaccataccgcatagcctaatAACCTAAAGTGGCAAAGTAAAGGGGGGAGCACATGTTAGGTAGTGGGTCAAAACATGTTTGAATCAAAACAGTTAGAATTTATGTTCTATGTTAAAACAGGCCAGCTCGTGTTGACCCGGTGAccacttagagcattcacatccaaggaatctaaatatgtgtgtgttgtttttaaaatataaagagtataaaaagtggttgtgagtagaggagagagaaaatgttactgttcatctgtatatttggggggacactgttcacccctataattttttaatatattttgaaagtggttgtgagtggaggagagagaaaaggtaatgataaaggtataaaaaaatattatttaattgaaatggGGAGATAAAATGTAgtgtttttagtgtaatttagggtgaaaatatgatgggttggatgtgaatgctcttatactCCATTTTTTAAAGTTGCTTAAATATGAATACCAAAACTGCAACAATGATAACCTAAAGTTATAGATAAAAATGATTTAAAAGACTGTACACATATAAAATACACTTTAACCAACATTCAACCCGTTCAAACCATTTACCTGCTTCCTTATTAGCTAATTTTTTATTGGATCCATGTGACCCGTTTCAGATACAAACATTAATAAACGATGTACATGTGCGATTGTTAATAATAAGGATTGCTGAAGCACCTGCAACATTTGCCTTGGTTGTAAAACTACAGTTTCCAGTTTCCTCCTCGATGCACAATGATTATTTCACCCGTAAGCTACATATAACTGCAGTAGTCATTAAACTGTTTCCAAGAGATAGTAATGTATATAAACAAAGAAAGAGCAAACCTTGTTTTTAGGTGTTGTACAACAATCAAGAGGGTCCGCAAGAGCAACCCTGTCTTTATGAGCATCCTTCTCCTTTGAT
This genomic stretch from Helianthus annuus cultivar XRQ/B chromosome 8, HanXRQr2.0-SUNRISE, whole genome shotgun sequence harbors:
- the LOC110895852 gene encoding immune-associated nucleotide-binding protein 9 isoform X1, yielding MILQIRVYSSSNQFKLDFVYIGVVLIQINIYSYRMGGSSVDDDWEFTTPLNAVRTLVLVGRTGNGKSATGNSILGKKEFLSKASSAGVTSTSELRTTVLKDGQMLNVIDTPGLFDSSVDTEYIGKEIVKCINMARDGIHAVLVVLTVRTRFSKEEEAAISSLRTLFGSKINDYMIVVFTGGDELEENEQTLKEFLEDCPESLKETLSLCGDRCVLFDNRTKDNKKKSQQVLELLSLVNMVLTKNNGKPYTDEIFSELKRGTRKLHEQTEEVQSLQGYTKQEISELTEQMHKSYEEQLKRITEMVESRLKETTIRLEQQLAEEQLARLKAEETAHAAQMKSNEEIRKLRETLERAQQETEELRKRAESGKCVIL
- the LOC110895852 gene encoding immune-associated nucleotide-binding protein 9 isoform X2, producing the protein MGGSSVDDDWEFTTPLNAVRTLVLVGRTGNGKSATGNSILGKKEFLSKASSAGVTSTSELRTTVLKDGQMLNVIDTPGLFDSSVDTEYIGKEIVKCINMARDGIHAVLVVLTVRTRFSKEEEAAISSLRTLFGSKINDYMIVVFTGGDELEENEQTLKEFLEDCPESLKETLSLCGDRCVLFDNRTKDNKKKSQQVLELLSLVNMVLTKNNGKPYTDEIFSELKRGTRKLHEQTEEVQSLQGYTKQEISELTEQMHKSYEEQLKRITEMVESRLKETTIRLEQQLAEEQLARLKAEETAHAAQMKSNEEIRKLRETLERAQQETEELRKRAESGKCVIL